In Roseicyclus marinus, the genomic window GCCCGTTTCGCGTCGGTGCGGCATCGGGGCAGGGCGACTGCGCGCTTACTCTGCGGCGTCGGGCAGGGCCTTGGGCGGTTTGGTGGGATCCTCGGCATTGGGATAGACGAGACCTGCCGAGATGATCAGCTTGGCCGCATCCTCCACCGGCATGTTGAGGACCATCACGTCCTTTTGCGGCACGAAGAGCAGGAAGCCCGAGGTCGGATTGGGCGTCGTGGGCATGAAGACGGCCACCACGTCATCGGCGGTTTTCGCCTGAACCTCGCCCCGCGCCTTGGTCGAGATGAAGGCGATGGCCCAGATCCCCTTGCGCGGATATTCGATCAGGCAGGCCTTGTCGAAATTCTGCTGGCCCTGTTGCAGGACGGTTTCGGCGATCTGCTTGAGGCCCGAATAGAGCGAGCGGATGACCGGGATGGACAGGACCAGGCTTTCCGCCCAGCGGATGAGCGAGCGCCCGATCAGCCCCTTGGCAAGCCAGCCCACGACCACGGTGAAGATGAGGAAGGTCACCACGCCGATGCCGCGGATATCGACCTCGAACCCGGTGTATAGATTGATCAGATGGGCGGGATTGTAGCGCGTGGGGATGAGCGGCAGGACCCAGCCGTCGATCCAGCCCGCCAGCGTCCACAAGAGCCAGATCGTGATGCCGATGGGGGCGATCACGATCAACCCGGTCAGGAAATTCGACCGGAAAGAGGAGAAAAATCCGCGACGCGGGGGCGGGGGTGTTTCGGGCAGTTTCATCGCGGGATCCGGTCGGGGCCTGGGCGTCGGCTGCGCCCTTTGGCCTTTATCTAAGCGCGCGGTCCCGGGCGCACAAGCAATCTATGCGGCCGATCCCTGCGGCGCTTACGCCGCCAGGGCCGTGGCGATGCGCGCGGCAAGGCGGGCATTGTTCAGCACCAGCGCGATGTTGGAGGCAAGCGTGCGCCCCTCGGTCAGCTCGAAGAGCCGCTGGAGGAGGAAGGGGGTCACGGATTTGCCCGCGATGCCCTGTGCCTCGGCCTCGGCCTGGGTTTGCGCGATCAGGGGGGCGAGGGCCCCGCTTGCGATTTCATCGGCGGCGGGGATGGGATTGGCCACCAATTGCCCGCCGGGCAGGCCAAGGGCCGCGCGCATCTTGTGGGCCCGCGCAATGGCGGCAGGATCATCCATGCGCAAGGGCGCGGGCAGGCCGCTGTCCCGGCTCCAGAAGGCGGGAAAGGCATTCTGCCCCACGGCGATCACGGGCACGCCGAGCGTTTCCAGGACCTCGAGCGTCTTGGGCAGGTCGAGGATGGCCTTGGCCCCGGCGGCGACCACCGTCACGGGCGTCTGGGCCAGTTCCTGCAGATCGGCGGAGATGTCGAAGCTCTCCTCCGCGCCCTTGTGAACGCCGCCGATGCCGCCCGTGGCGAAAACGGCGATGCCCGCGCGGGCGGCACAGATCATGGTGGCGGCGACCGTCGTGGCCCCGGTGCCGCCCGTGGCGATGCAGGCGGCGAGATCTGCACGGCTGAGCTTGGCCACGCCCTGGGCCTCTGCCAAAGTTTCGAGCGCGGCAGGTTCCAGTCCCACATGGATGGTCCCGCCCAGGACCGCGATCGTGGCGGGCACGGCGCCCGCGCGGCGCACCTCGTCCTCGACCGCACGGGCGGTCGCGAGGTTCTGGGGAAAGGGCATGCCATGGGTGATGATGGTCGATTCCAGCGCCACGACGGGCGCGCCGCGCGCCATGGCCTCGGCGATTTCGGTGGAGAGAACAAGGGGCAGGGGGGGCAGGGCGCTCATGGGTCTTCTCCCGAGACATAGGTGGCGGCGGCCCGGACGGCGCGGGCAAGGGCGGCCTCGCGGCTCAGCCCCGATTGTTCGGCCGCGACATGGGCCGCCATGAAGGTGTCGCCCGCCCCGGTGATGCGATGCGCCTCGACCGGTGGAGGAACCGCGCTGATCGTGCCGGTCGCATCGGCATCGACCGCCATCTCGGCCCCGGCGGTCACCAGCACCCGCCGCGCGCCATGGGCCAGAAGGGCGGCAGCGGCGGCGGCGGCATTGGCGGGCCGCGTGCCGGTCAGAAGCCCCGCTTCCTCGCGGTTCACGTAAAGCGTCGCGCGCGGATGGCGCAGGAAGGGGCGCAGGCGCTCGGCCTTGCCCGGCGAGGCGGGGGCAAGGCGCAGATCGGCAAAGGCAAAGACGGGGCTTCCCGCGATCTCGGTCAAAAGCGCCTCGGTCAGGTTGCCATCGATGGCGATGGGGCCGGTCCAGGGCGCCTCCGGGCGTGCCAGGCGCCCATCGGTGAGGGGGGCGAGGATGCGTGCGCCCGCCGCCTCCAGCGAATGGGCATCGGCGAGCGCCGCGACCAGCGCGCCCTCGGCCTCGATCGCCATGTAGCAATCGGTGGGCAGGTCGGGATCGATCAGAAGGCCCCGACAATCCAGCCCCATCGCCGCGCAGGCCGCCATCAGTTCGCGCCCCGCCGCGTCATCGCCCAGGACCGAGACAAGCCCCGGCCGCATCCCGAAACGCCGGAGCGTCATGGCGATGTTGAGCGCGACCCCACCGGGTCCGCGCGCGATGCGCCCCGGCTTGTCATTGCCCGGTGCCATGTGCAGGGGCGTGCGGCCGATGATGTCCCAAAGGACCGAACCGATGCAGAGGATATCGGGGCTGTCTGTCATGATCTGCATCTACAAAAGCCCCCCGCCAGAATCCATCCATCATCTGTGCCCTACGCCTGCCCTTCATCTTGGCCCGAAAACTCCGGGGGAGGCGCGGAACGCGCCGGGGGCAGAGCCCCCAATCCCCCGACACAAGGAAAACCGGCCTGCCAGGGGCTTGCCATTCCCCCGAAAACCCCGTAACGGCACGCTCACTTCACAGGCGGAGGCGGGCCTGCGGCGGGAGACATCCCCGCAGCGTCCACCGGTTGGGGCAGATGCCCCTATCCTCCGCTCAGGCGCAAACCGGAAAGGAACCATTGGGATGGCGCTTCCTGATTTCTCGCTGCGTCAGCTTCTCGAAGCTGGCGTTCACTACGGCCACCAGACCCAGCGCTGGAACCCGCGGATGGGCCCGTATATCTACGGCGACCGCAACGGCATCCACATCATCGACCTGACCCAGACCGTCGAATTGCTCGACCAGGCGCTGCAGGTCGTGCGCGAAACCGTCGCCAAGGGCGGCCGTATCCTCTTCGTCGGCACCAAGCGCCAGGCGCAAAAGCCGATCGCGGAAGCCGCCGAGCGCTGCGCGCAATACTACATGAACCACCGCTGGCTGGGCGGCACGCTCACCAACTGGAAGACCGTGTCGAATTCGATCCAGCGTCTGAAATCCATCGACGAGCAGATGGAGCAGGGTCTGGACGGCCTGACCAAGAAAGAGCGTCTGGGCATGGAGCGTGACCAAGTCAAGCTGCAGGCCTCGCTCGGCGGCATCCGCCAGATGGGCGGCCTGCCGGATCTGTTGTTCGTCATCGACGTGAACAAGGAAGATCTCGCCATCGCCGAAGCCCGCAAGCTGGGCATCCCGGTCGTGGCCGTGGTCGACACCAATTGCTCGCCCGATGGCGTCGATTACGTCATCCCCGGCAATGACGATGCGGCCCGTGCCATCGCGCTTTACTGCGACCTGATCAGCCGCGCGGCACTCGACGGCATGTCGGCCCAGCT contains:
- the rpsB gene encoding 30S ribosomal protein S2, translating into MALPDFSLRQLLEAGVHYGHQTQRWNPRMGPYIYGDRNGIHIIDLTQTVELLDQALQVVRETVAKGGRILFVGTKRQAQKPIAEAAERCAQYYMNHRWLGGTLTNWKTVSNSIQRLKSIDEQMEQGLDGLTKKERLGMERDQVKLQASLGGIRQMGGLPDLLFVIDVNKEDLAIAEARKLGIPVVAVVDTNCSPDGVDYVIPGNDDAARAIALYCDLISRAALDGMSAQLQTAGVDIGAFEEVAADEALAEEAVAEDAAEG
- a CDS encoding DUF502 domain-containing protein, giving the protein MKLPETPPPPRRGFFSSFRSNFLTGLIVIAPIGITIWLLWTLAGWIDGWVLPLIPTRYNPAHLINLYTGFEVDIRGIGVVTFLIFTVVVGWLAKGLIGRSLIRWAESLVLSIPVIRSLYSGLKQIAETVLQQGQQNFDKACLIEYPRKGIWAIAFISTKARGEVQAKTADDVVAVFMPTTPNPTSGFLLFVPQKDVMVLNMPVEDAAKLIISAGLVYPNAEDPTKPPKALPDAAE
- a CDS encoding PfkB family carbohydrate kinase, translated to MTDSPDILCIGSVLWDIIGRTPLHMAPGNDKPGRIARGPGGVALNIAMTLRRFGMRPGLVSVLGDDAAGRELMAACAAMGLDCRGLLIDPDLPTDCYMAIEAEGALVAALADAHSLEAAGARILAPLTDGRLARPEAPWTGPIAIDGNLTEALLTEIAGSPVFAFADLRLAPASPGKAERLRPFLRHPRATLYVNREEAGLLTGTRPANAAAAAAALLAHGARRVLVTAGAEMAVDADATGTISAVPPPVEAHRITGAGDTFMAAHVAAEQSGLSREAALARAVRAAATYVSGEDP
- a CDS encoding pseudouridine-5'-phosphate glycosidase produces the protein MSALPPLPLVLSTEIAEAMARGAPVVALESTIITHGMPFPQNLATARAVEDEVRRAGAVPATIAVLGGTIHVGLEPAALETLAEAQGVAKLSRADLAACIATGGTGATTVAATMICAARAGIAVFATGGIGGVHKGAEESFDISADLQELAQTPVTVVAAGAKAILDLPKTLEVLETLGVPVIAVGQNAFPAFWSRDSGLPAPLRMDDPAAIARAHKMRAALGLPGGQLVANPIPAADEIASGALAPLIAQTQAEAEAQGIAGKSVTPFLLQRLFELTEGRTLASNIALVLNNARLAARIATALAA